From Gammaproteobacteria bacterium:
CACCCAGATAACGAAGAGACGCGATTCGACCATGGCCAAGCAGCCAGCCAGAAGCGGCAATGAACATACGCCCATGATGCGCCAGTACCTGGCCGTCAAGGAGCAACATCCGGACGAGCTGGTGTTCTATCGCATGGGCGATTTCTACGAGCTCTTCTTCGATGATGCAAAGCGCGCGTCGAGGCTGCTCGATATCACCCTGACCCAGCGCGGCCAGTCCGCCGGCGAACCGATTCCGATGGCCGGCGTGCCCGTGCATGCCATGGAATCGTACCTGGCCAAGCTGGTGCGCAAGGGCGAGTCCGTTGCCATCTGCGAGCAGGTCGGTGACCCGGCCACCAGCAAAGGTCCGGTCGAGCGCAAGGTGGTCCGCATCGTCACGCCGGGCACCTTGACCGACGAAGCCCTGCTCGACGACAACCGCGAAAGCCTGCTGGTTGCGCTCCACCGACAGCACGACCGCCATGGCATGGCCAGCCTGGACCTGGCCAGCGGGCGCTTCGTGGTTTCCGAGCCAGCCTCGGACACTGAACTGGCCGCCGAACTGGAAAGGCTGTCGCCCTCGGAGGTATTGCTGGCGGAAATGAACACCGAGCCGCCGGGCGCACCTGTGCAGGCCGTGCGTCGTCGGCCCGACTGGCATTTCGATACCGCCTCCGCAACCGAGGCCTTGTGCAAACAGTTCGGTACGCGTGACCTGGCCGGCTTTGGTGCGACCGACATGCCGGCCGCCGTTGCCGCCGCGGGCGCCCTGCTCGCCTACGTGCAGGACACGCAGCGCAGCGCCCTGCCCCATTTGCGCGGGCTGCTTGTCGAACAGCACGATGCCTATCTCGGCATGGACGCTGCCACGCGTCGCAACCTGGAACTGACCGAATCCCTGCACGGCGAAGATGACTTCACCCTGGCTGCCATCATCGATCGCAGCAGCACCTGCATGGGCGCACGCCTGCTGCGTCGCTGGATTCACCAGCCGCTGCGTGACCATGCTGCCCTGGACGAACGGCTGGATGCCGTCAGCGACCTGCTGGCCCAGGATGCCTGGCCCGAACTGGCGAAGTCGCTCAAGGGCGTGCCGGACATCGAACGCATGCTCGGTCGCATTGCGCTGAAGTCCGCCCGGCCGCGTGACCTGACAGGACTGCGAGCGGCATTGGGCCTGCTGCCTGCGCTGCAAACCCAGTTGAAGCCGTTGGCGGCAAAACAGCTCGATCACTTGAGTTCACAGATCGGCGAACATCCGGACACGTTCGCGCTGCTGGAGAAAGCCATCATCGACATGCCGCCCGTGTTCATGCGCGACGGCGGCGTGATTGCGGAAGGCTTCGATGCCGAGCTGGACGAACTGCGCGCATTGTCGAGAAACGCCGACCAGTTCCTGGTCGATCTCGAAACGCGCG
This genomic window contains:
- the mutS gene encoding DNA mismatch repair protein MutS, which produces MAKQPARSGNEHTPMMRQYLAVKEQHPDELVFYRMGDFYELFFDDAKRASRLLDITLTQRGQSAGEPIPMAGVPVHAMESYLAKLVRKGESVAICEQVGDPATSKGPVERKVVRIVTPGTLTDEALLDDNRESLLVALHRQHDRHGMASLDLASGRFVVSEPASDTELAAELERLSPSEVLLAEMNTEPPGAPVQAVRRRPDWHFDTASATEALCKQFGTRDLAGFGATDMPAAVAAAGALLAYVQDTQRSALPHLRGLLVEQHDAYLGMDAATRRNLELTESLHGEDDFTLAAIIDRSSTCMGARLLRRWIHQPLRDHAALDERLDAVSDLLAQDAWPELAKSLKGVPDIERMLGRIALKSARPRDLTGLRAALGLLPALQTQLKPLAAKQLDHLSSQIGEHPDTFALLEKAIIDMPPVFMRDGGVIAEGFDAELDELRALSRNADQFLVDLETRERERTGIDKLKVAYNRVHGYYIEVSRAQADKVPDDYTRRQTLKNAERYTLPELKAFEDKVLSAREKALAREKHLYDELLDTLLERLPELQQSSAALAELDVLVGFATVAVERDYARPALVETPGLRIEAGRHPVVEAATDVTFLPNDLAMDDEQRMLIITGPNMGGKSTYMRQVALIAVLASIGSYVPATSADIGPLDRIFTRIGASDDLAGGRSTFMVEMTETANILNNATERSLVLMDEIGRGTSTYDGLALAWASAEYMANEARAFTLFATHYFELTQLPERLPTLQNVHLDASEHGEDLVFLHAVKEGPANRSFGIQVAKLAGLPKSVLAAARARLASLEAEGSSRTTGNAESPAAAPQINLFEAEHPALAELRELDVDDITPKQALDLLYALARKARD